One window from the genome of Kaistella carnis encodes:
- a CDS encoding mobilization protein — protein sequence MNLKYFEYIVIYLSVLVVCVVVGALARISFIGKGGDEYTANIVFWSITALSILFYAIIILFLDVIIVGFRKIFRKKNNSTNSTVDFIQTKNHENITIGQIDDNTTNQLIQDSKEDIKVQTSEKVNLDSIRKNQLQQKQQIESEKLQLALDYTRNQFILYLKDEDLDALCDAVNLYSIKEDILNNISIYTNGLTNLDLYHFGWNIWNHFRPIKQEEVSKLLKNVFVSLDDIDLESIKSHLKDEPKKGIIKILENLADYQKT from the coding sequence ATGAACTTGAAATATTTTGAATATATTGTTATTTACCTTTCGGTTCTGGTGGTATGTGTAGTCGTGGGAGCGTTAGCAAGAATCTCTTTTATTGGTAAAGGTGGTGATGAGTATACCGCAAATATTGTATTTTGGTCAATTACAGCATTAAGTATTTTATTTTATGCGATCATCATTTTGTTTCTTGATGTCATAATTGTTGGATTTAGAAAAATATTTCGCAAAAAGAATAATTCCACAAATTCTACTGTAGATTTTATTCAAACTAAAAATCATGAGAATATTACAATTGGGCAAATTGATGACAATACAACAAATCAGTTAATTCAAGATTCAAAGGAAGATATTAAGGTTCAAACTTCGGAAAAGGTAAATCTTGATTCTATAAGAAAAAACCAACTTCAGCAAAAGCAACAGATTGAAAGTGAAAAATTACAACTCGCTTTAGATTATACTCGAAATCAATTTATTTTATACTTAAAGGATGAAGATCTTGATGCACTTTGCGACGCGGTAAATTTATATTCAATAAAAGAAGATATTCTTAATAATATTTCTATTTACACAAATGGCTTAACAAATCTAGACCTTTATCACTTCGGCTGGAATATCTGGAATCATTTTAGACCAATAAAACAGGAGGAAGTTTCAAAACTACTAAAAAATGTTTTCGTTTCGCTTGATGATATTGATCTAGAAAGTATCAAATCACACCTGAAAGATGAACCTAAAAAAGGGATTATCAAAATTCTAGAAAATTTGGCAGACTACCAAAAGACATAA
- a CDS encoding site-specific integrase, translated as MKELLKTKVTVRLRKAEFRREWFIYLESYPVMVQGKNDPQRIREYLNRSVTTVDFDKKRPARTTQNSVSFKPKRDDNGIIVCKSENDRETMFYADSLRKLRQREYDNIELYNELDIIQQEEKERSQENFIRYFDLLVNKRHKNNSESIQVNWYRSIEFLKDFGGEKIMFSQINTKFCENFKSYLLTAKSGSNKDAIISQNTASTYFSVFKAALKEAFIDGYFTIDIAAKVKSIPHEESRREYLTLEELNTLVETPCELDVLKRAALFSALTGLRHSDIQKLTWNEISIENNQARINFTQKKTKGVEYMPMSKQALQLCGESGGPTDLVFKDLTNPAWISRPLKKWIESAGITKKITFHNFRHTFATLQLSSGTDIYTVSKMLGHTNVKTTQVYAKVVDEKKNEASKAIQLKNLQK; from the coding sequence ATGAAAGAGTTATTAAAAACCAAAGTTACCGTACGATTGCGAAAAGCCGAATTCAGAAGAGAATGGTTCATTTATTTGGAAAGTTATCCAGTAATGGTTCAAGGTAAAAATGATCCTCAAAGAATTCGGGAATACTTGAACCGGAGTGTAACAACTGTAGATTTCGATAAGAAAAGACCGGCACGGACAACACAAAATTCAGTTTCTTTTAAACCCAAACGAGATGATAATGGAATTATCGTTTGCAAAAGTGAAAATGACCGCGAGACCATGTTTTACGCAGATTCATTGCGAAAATTGAGACAGAGAGAATACGATAACATTGAACTTTATAACGAGCTTGATATAATTCAGCAGGAGGAAAAAGAAAGATCTCAGGAGAATTTTATAAGATATTTTGATTTGCTTGTCAATAAAAGGCATAAAAATAATTCCGAATCTATTCAGGTAAATTGGTATCGCTCGATAGAATTTCTAAAAGATTTCGGAGGTGAAAAAATTATGTTTTCACAGATTAATACAAAATTCTGTGAAAATTTCAAATCGTATTTGTTGACTGCAAAAAGTGGTAGCAATAAAGATGCGATAATTTCTCAAAATACAGCTTCAACCTATTTTTCTGTTTTCAAAGCTGCACTGAAAGAAGCGTTTATCGATGGCTATTTTACAATTGATATTGCGGCTAAAGTAAAATCAATTCCACATGAAGAATCGAGAAGGGAATATTTAACACTGGAAGAACTGAATACTTTAGTTGAAACACCATGCGAACTTGATGTTCTAAAACGTGCAGCGCTATTTTCTGCATTGACAGGTTTGCGACATTCCGATATTCAAAAATTGACGTGGAATGAAATAAGTATTGAAAACAATCAAGCCAGAATAAATTTCACTCAAAAAAAGACCAAAGGTGTAGAATATATGCCGATGTCTAAACAAGCTTTACAACTTTGCGGTGAATCTGGCGGTCCAACTGATTTGGTTTTTAAAGATTTAACGAACCCAGCTTGGATTTCTCGACCACTTAAAAAATGGATTGAAAGTGCAGGAATTACCAAAAAAATAACCTTTCACAATTTCAGACACACTTTCGCTACTTTGCAACTTTCTAGCGGAACAGATATTTATACAGTCAGTAAAATGCTTGGTCATACGAACGTAAAAACTACGCAGGTTTATGCAAAAGTTGTTGATGAAAAGAAAAATGAAGCATCAAAAGCAATTCAATTGAAAAACTTACAAAAATGA
- a CDS encoding helix-turn-helix domain-containing protein yields MGFSNLRIPKLCEFCEKPFEAKTVTTRFCSKLCSEKSVKRQKRLVQEVEAKQVLLEKSINKIAEIQTRPYLSVGEAAVFFGMSKDTIYRLIKSNRISAHNFGERLTRVCKSDLESIFTAVKIAPEKEKIEKKQVFEIGTCYTISEISAKYHADPGTVNSVIKRNKIPTKKVGSFVYAPKNLIDKIFDGK; encoded by the coding sequence ATGGGCTTTAGTAATCTTAGGATACCAAAACTTTGTGAATTTTGTGAGAAACCATTTGAAGCAAAAACAGTTACTACAAGATTTTGTAGCAAACTTTGTTCGGAAAAATCTGTAAAAAGACAAAAAAGACTAGTTCAGGAAGTAGAAGCGAAACAAGTTTTATTGGAAAAATCAATAAATAAAATTGCGGAAATTCAAACTCGACCCTATCTTTCTGTAGGTGAAGCTGCTGTATTTTTTGGAATGTCGAAGGATACAATTTATAGATTAATCAAAAGCAATAGAATTTCAGCACATAATTTTGGTGAAAGATTAACCCGAGTTTGTAAGTCGGATTTGGAATCAATATTTACTGCGGTAAAAATTGCGCCGGAAAAAGAAAAGATTGAGAAAAAACAAGTTTTTGAAATAGGTACTTGCTATACAATTTCAGAAATTAGTGCAAAATACCATGCTGATCCGGGAACGGTAAATAGTGTCATTAAAAGAAACAAAATCCCAACTAAAAAGGTGGGAAGTTTTGTGTACGCACCTAAAAATTTAATTGACAAAATTTTTGACGGAAAATGA
- the dnaK gene encoding molecular chaperone DnaK → MSKIIGIDLGTTNSCVAVMEGKDPVVIPNAEGKRTTPSIVAFTEDGERKVGDPAKRQAVTNPTKTVFSIKRFIGTHFKDDAKEVSRVPYKVVSGPNDTIKVKIDDREYTPQEISAMILQKMKKTAEDYLGQEVTRAVITVPAYFNDAQRQATKEAGEIAGLKVERIINEPTAAALAYGLDKSHKDQKIAVYDLGGGTFDVSILDLGDGVFEVLSTNGDTHLGGDDFDDVIINWLADEFKTEEGVDLKGDPIALQRLKEAAEKAKIELSSSSQTEINLPYITATATGPKHLVKTLTKAKFEQLAVDLVRRSMEPCKKALSDAGLSVSDIDEVILVGGSTRIPIIQEEVEKFFGKTPSKGVNPDEVVALGAAIQGGVLTGDVKDVLLLDVTPLSLGIETMGSVFTKLIEANTTIPTKKSEVFSTASDNQPAVSIRVGQGERPMFNDNKEIGRFDLTDIPPAQRGVPQIEVTFDIDANGILSVSAKDKGTGKEQSIKIQASSGLSEEEIAKMKREAEENAASDAKKKEEVEIFNKADALIFQTEKQLKEFGDKLSADKKAAIETAHAELKTAFEAKDMDSVKTKTEALDAAWMAASEEMYAAGNQGQPGADQAQGNPGGDAGTEDVQDADFEEVK, encoded by the coding sequence ATGAGCAAAATAATTGGAATTGACTTAGGTACAACCAATTCATGTGTTGCGGTAATGGAAGGTAAAGATCCTGTAGTTATCCCTAACGCTGAAGGTAAGAGAACAACACCATCTATCGTGGCTTTCACAGAAGATGGAGAAAGAAAAGTGGGTGATCCTGCAAAAAGACAGGCAGTAACCAATCCAACTAAAACAGTATTCTCTATTAAAAGATTTATTGGGACTCACTTTAAAGATGATGCAAAAGAGGTTTCTAGAGTGCCTTACAAAGTAGTTTCTGGACCGAATGACACCATTAAAGTAAAAATTGACGACAGAGAATATACCCCTCAAGAAATTTCTGCAATGATTCTTCAGAAAATGAAGAAAACTGCTGAAGATTATTTAGGTCAGGAAGTAACTAGAGCGGTAATTACAGTTCCGGCTTACTTTAACGATGCCCAAAGACAGGCAACTAAAGAAGCGGGTGAAATCGCTGGTTTGAAAGTAGAAAGAATTATCAATGAGCCTACTGCAGCAGCTTTGGCTTATGGTTTAGATAAAAGTCATAAAGATCAAAAAATCGCAGTATACGATTTAGGTGGTGGTACGTTTGACGTTTCAATCCTTGATTTAGGAGACGGCGTATTCGAAGTATTATCTACAAATGGTGATACGCACTTAGGTGGTGATGATTTTGATGATGTAATCATTAACTGGTTGGCAGATGAATTCAAAACTGAAGAAGGTGTTGACTTAAAAGGAGATCCAATCGCATTACAAAGATTGAAAGAAGCAGCAGAGAAAGCAAAAATCGAATTGTCTTCTTCTTCTCAAACAGAAATCAACCTTCCTTATATTACAGCAACTGCAACAGGCCCGAAACACTTGGTTAAAACTTTAACTAAAGCGAAATTCGAACAATTAGCAGTTGATTTGGTAAGACGTTCAATGGAGCCTTGTAAAAAAGCGCTTTCAGATGCAGGTCTTTCAGTTTCAGATATTGATGAGGTAATCTTGGTTGGTGGTTCTACAAGAATCCCAATTATTCAGGAAGAAGTAGAAAAATTCTTCGGTAAAACCCCTTCAAAAGGAGTAAATCCAGATGAGGTTGTAGCATTAGGAGCTGCGATTCAAGGTGGAGTTTTAACAGGTGATGTAAAAGACGTTCTTTTATTAGATGTTACGCCACTTTCATTAGGAATTGAAACAATGGGTTCTGTGTTTACCAAATTAATTGAGGCGAACACAACCATTCCAACTAAAAAATCAGAGGTATTCTCTACCGCAAGTGATAACCAGCCTGCAGTTTCTATTAGAGTAGGACAGGGAGAAAGACCAATGTTTAATGATAACAAAGAAATCGGAAGATTTGACCTGACAGACATTCCACCAGCACAAAGAGGAGTTCCTCAAATCGAAGTTACTTTCGATATTGATGCAAACGGAATCTTGAGTGTTTCTGCAAAAGACAAAGGAACAGGAAAAGAGCAGTCTATTAAAATTCAGGCGAGTTCAGGACTTTCTGAAGAGGAAATCGCAAAAATGAAACGTGAAGCTGAAGAAAATGCAGCCTCAGATGCGAAGAAAAAAGAAGAAGTTGAAATCTTCAACAAAGCTGACGCATTGATTTTCCAAACAGAAAAACAATTGAAAGAGTTTGGTGACAAATTATCAGCTGACAAAAAAGCCGCGATCGAAACTGCACACGCAGAATTGAAAACAGCTTTTGAAGCAAAAGATATGGACAGCGTAAAAACAAAAACAGAAGCATTAGACGCAGCTTGGATGGCCGCTTCTGAAGAAATGTACGCCGCAGGAAACCAAGGACAACCAGGTGCTGATCAAGCGCAGGGAAATCCAGGAGGTGATGCAGGTACAGAAGATGTTCAGGATGCTGACTTCGAAGAAGTCAAGTAA
- a CDS encoding c-type cytochrome — MKKYLVICGLIAVVSCSKKESNPNMDSNVMLEEPVAKVVDSAAAGKNEGLALIEGGDCLTCHKVDTRVVGPSYQEVADKYTEADIEMLATKIIEGGKGNWGEIPMTPHAGMSKDNAKKMVEYILTLKK, encoded by the coding sequence ATGAAAAAATACTTAGTAATCTGTGGGCTTATCGCAGTTGTTTCATGTAGTAAGAAAGAAAGTAATCCTAATATGGATTCTAATGTGATGCTGGAAGAACCGGTGGCTAAAGTCGTTGATTCTGCCGCAGCCGGTAAGAATGAAGGTCTGGCACTCATTGAAGGCGGAGACTGCTTAACGTGTCATAAAGTGGATACCCGAGTGGTAGGACCATCTTATCAGGAGGTTGCTGATAAGTATACCGAAGCAGATATTGAAATGCTTGCCACTAAAATTATTGAAGGAGGAAAGGGAAATTGGGGAGAAATACCGATGACACCACACGCAGGAATGAGTAAAGACAATGCGAAAAAAATGGTAGAATATATTCTTACATTGAAAAAATAA
- a CDS encoding c-type cytochrome translates to MKSLRTIALATLAFTLFSCGGDGKTDSIPSGSTETTAASTTDESTAEMEANAAKYDPNRGIGKHENVDVSKFDPAMAAAGKKVADVKCTSCHKPTDEKLVGPGWLGVTKRQTPEWIMNFISNPDPMIDVDPELQKQLELCLVRMPNQGLSDTEAREVLEYMREIDGAK, encoded by the coding sequence ATGAAATCATTAAGAACAATTGCACTCGCAACACTAGCCTTTACTTTATTCTCTTGTGGAGGTGACGGAAAAACAGATTCTATCCCATCGGGTTCAACTGAAACTACTGCAGCTTCAACCACAGACGAAAGCACTGCTGAAATGGAAGCTAACGCAGCCAAATACGACCCAAACAGAGGTATTGGAAAACATGAGAATGTAGATGTTAGTAAATTCGATCCAGCCATGGCAGCTGCAGGTAAAAAAGTAGCAGACGTAAAATGTACTTCTTGCCACAAACCTACAGATGAGAAATTAGTGGGACCAGGATGGTTAGGCGTAACCAAAAGACAAACTCCAGAATGGATTATGAACTTTATTTCAAATCCAGATCCAATGATCGACGTAGATCCAGAATTGCAGAAACAACTTGAACTTTGTTTGGTGAGAATGCCGAATCAAGGTCTTAGCGATACAGAAGCCAGAGAAGTTCTCGAATACATGAGAGAAATCGACGGAGCAAAATAA
- the nosZ gene encoding Sec-dependent nitrous-oxide reductase — protein MKTYQKIGLAALAAVSMVACKPKGTKNVVSGDAAEKVYVAPGKHDEVYNFVSGGFNGQISVVGLPSGRTLKIVPVFSVHPENGYGFSEETKPMLETSHGFVPWDDQHHLALSQTKGEIDGRYLFANANNTPRVAKIDLTTFRTTEILEIPNSAGNHSSPFLTENTEYVVAGTRFAVPADGQGDVPIESFKENFKGYLSFIGIGKEDGKMDITFQIEAPGFNFDLSHAGKGKSHGWFFFSCYNSEQANTLLEVNASQNEKDFIMAVNWKKAEEYLKAGKAKKMAVEYAHNTFDESTQMAKSEILKEVSVLSAKELKDICYLIPCPKSPHGCDIDPTGEYIIGSGKLAALIPVFSFDKLMQAIEKKDFSGEFDGIPILKYESVLHGEVQKPGLGPLHTEFDGKGNAYTSMFVSSEIVKWDIKTCKVLDRQPTFYSTGHLMVVGGDTAKPYGKYLVAYNKITKDRYLPTGPELAQSAQLFDISGDKMKLLLDFPTIGEPHYAQAGPAELFTKNQVKFYKLEDNKHPYVTKGEAESKVVREGNKVHVYMTSIRSHFAPDNIEGVKVGDEVYFHVTNLEQDWDVPHGFAIKGAQNAELLIMPGETSTLKWVPLKAGMYPMYCTDFCSALHQEMQGYVRVSPAGSNTPLIYSLNNKKDNAQSPVKQGETK, from the coding sequence ATGAAAACTTACCAAAAAATTGGACTTGCGGCTCTTGCTGCGGTCAGTATGGTCGCATGTAAACCCAAAGGCACTAAAAACGTCGTTTCGGGTGATGCAGCCGAGAAAGTGTATGTAGCTCCAGGAAAACATGATGAAGTTTACAACTTTGTCAGTGGAGGTTTTAATGGCCAAATTAGTGTGGTGGGATTGCCAAGTGGACGAACTTTAAAAATCGTTCCGGTCTTCTCTGTACACCCGGAAAACGGCTACGGCTTCAGTGAAGAAACAAAGCCGATGCTTGAAACTTCTCACGGTTTTGTACCTTGGGATGACCAGCATCACCTTGCGCTGTCGCAGACAAAAGGTGAAATTGACGGTCGATATTTATTTGCAAATGCGAACAATACCCCTCGTGTTGCCAAAATTGACCTCACAACCTTTAGAACCACAGAAATCCTCGAGATCCCAAACTCTGCAGGAAATCACTCCTCCCCTTTCCTTACAGAAAACACAGAGTATGTAGTTGCTGGAACACGTTTCGCAGTGCCTGCTGATGGCCAGGGAGACGTACCGATCGAATCATTTAAAGAAAACTTTAAAGGATATCTTTCTTTCATAGGAATTGGTAAAGAAGATGGAAAAATGGATATCACTTTCCAAATTGAGGCGCCAGGTTTTAACTTTGACTTGTCACACGCAGGTAAAGGTAAATCACACGGTTGGTTCTTCTTCTCTTGCTATAACTCTGAGCAAGCCAACACGCTGCTGGAAGTAAATGCTTCTCAAAATGAGAAAGACTTCATCATGGCAGTGAACTGGAAAAAAGCAGAAGAATATCTGAAAGCTGGGAAAGCTAAAAAAATGGCCGTAGAATATGCTCACAATACCTTTGATGAGTCTACCCAAATGGCGAAATCAGAAATTTTAAAAGAGGTTTCTGTACTATCTGCTAAAGAATTAAAAGACATCTGTTATTTAATTCCATGTCCAAAATCTCCGCATGGTTGTGATATTGATCCAACAGGAGAATATATTATCGGTTCTGGAAAATTGGCCGCTTTGATTCCTGTTTTCAGTTTTGATAAATTGATGCAAGCTATTGAAAAGAAAGATTTCTCTGGTGAATTTGATGGAATTCCTATTCTAAAATATGAATCAGTTTTACACGGTGAAGTTCAAAAACCAGGTTTAGGACCACTCCACACTGAGTTTGACGGAAAAGGAAATGCATATACTTCCATGTTCGTTTCTTCTGAGATCGTGAAATGGGACATCAAAACTTGTAAAGTTCTAGACAGACAGCCAACTTTCTATTCTACAGGTCACCTGATGGTTGTAGGAGGAGATACTGCAAAACCTTACGGAAAATATCTTGTTGCTTACAACAAAATCACAAAAGACAGATATCTGCCAACAGGTCCAGAATTGGCACAATCTGCTCAGCTCTTTGACATTAGTGGTGATAAAATGAAACTGCTTCTTGATTTCCCAACCATTGGTGAGCCGCATTACGCACAGGCAGGTCCGGCAGAATTGTTTACTAAAAACCAGGTGAAATTCTATAAACTGGAAGATAACAAACACCCATACGTAACCAAAGGTGAAGCCGAAAGTAAAGTGGTTAGAGAAGGAAATAAAGTTCATGTTTATATGACTTCTATCCGTTCTCACTTTGCTCCAGATAACATCGAAGGTGTAAAAGTAGGTGACGAAGTTTATTTCCACGTAACTAACCTAGAACAAGACTGGGATGTTCCTCATGGATTCGCAATCAAAGGTGCACAAAATGCCGAACTCCTGATCATGCCGGGTGAAACCAGTACGCTGAAATGGGTTCCATTGAAAGCAGGAATGTATCCGATGTATTGTACAGATTTCTGTTCTGCTTTACACCAAGAGATGCAGGGATATGTAAGGGTATCACCAGCAGGCAGCAACACTCCACTTATTTATTCATTGAATAATAAAAAGGACAACGCTCAAAGCCCAGTAAAACAAGGTGAAACGAAGTAA
- a CDS encoding nitrous oxide reductase accessory protein NosL, giving the protein MKLFKNVLVAGSVMTLMACAEKGPQEIAVGKDQCDNCKMTISDQKYATELLTEKGRIYKFDDISCLKDYESSNPENAKNAKTYVVDFPTGEFIETNTATLIKGGEIKSPMGGNTQAFKDKATAEKSAATLGATLTTL; this is encoded by the coding sequence ATGAAATTATTTAAAAACGTTTTAGTTGCCGGAAGTGTAATGACTTTAATGGCTTGTGCAGAAAAAGGCCCACAGGAAATCGCAGTCGGGAAAGATCAGTGTGACAACTGTAAAATGACCATTTCTGATCAAAAATATGCCACCGAACTTTTAACGGAAAAAGGCAGAATATATAAATTTGATGACATCAGCTGTCTGAAGGACTATGAATCGTCCAACCCCGAAAACGCAAAGAATGCTAAAACGTACGTTGTTGATTTTCCTACGGGTGAATTTATCGAAACAAATACGGCCACTTTAATTAAAGGCGGCGAGATCAAAAGTCCAATGGGCGGAAATACCCAGGCTTTTAAAGATAAAGCCACCGCAGAAAAATCAGCGGCAACACTTGGAGCAACTTTAACCACCCTATAA
- a CDS encoding nitrous oxide reductase family maturation protein NosD, with protein sequence MKNKIFYFLALLLPIFCFSATIKVGKSGDFKTIKEAIAAAKSGDTIFVEKGIYREGTIDIEKPISLIGIDRPILDGNLNGEIITFRADRITLKGFKLINSGREEIRSVAAVHIYTSTDSVIENNIFENNYFAIYVQRGNRILINRNKITTNRGNSQENSGDGIHILGSREIWIKNNFISGHKDGIYLEKNAKCYVYHNLSRNNLRYGLHFMFSNDSVYTSNVFDNNGAGVAVMYAMNVSMFNNKFINNWGDSVYGLLLKEISYSKIKGNTFQNNTTGVFADGATKIDFYTNQFEDNGWAIKINANCMENRVMRNNFINNTFDISTSGSTVMNDFRFNYWDKYEGYDLDKDKIGDVPFHPLSLYSVLVEQNPSVMLLFRSFLVDMLDRTEKIIPSLTPESFVDDQPLMKPLQTPN encoded by the coding sequence ATGAAAAACAAAATATTTTACTTCCTCGCTTTACTCCTTCCGATTTTTTGCTTTTCAGCTACGATAAAAGTCGGTAAAAGCGGAGATTTTAAAACAATTAAAGAAGCAATCGCCGCAGCAAAAAGCGGCGATACTATTTTCGTTGAAAAAGGCATTTACCGGGAAGGTACGATCGATATTGAAAAACCGATAAGCCTTATCGGGATCGACCGACCAATTTTAGACGGAAATTTAAACGGAGAGATCATCACCTTTCGAGCCGACCGCATTACATTAAAAGGTTTTAAACTCATCAACAGTGGACGCGAAGAAATTCGCAGTGTAGCGGCAGTTCACATTTACACGAGCACCGATTCGGTCATCGAAAACAATATTTTCGAAAATAATTATTTCGCCATTTATGTGCAGCGTGGAAACCGTATCCTTATTAATCGTAATAAAATCACCACGAACCGCGGGAATTCTCAGGAAAATTCCGGCGATGGTATTCACATTTTGGGCAGCCGTGAAATCTGGATAAAAAACAATTTCATCAGCGGTCACAAAGATGGCATTTACTTAGAAAAAAATGCAAAATGTTACGTATATCACAACCTGTCCCGAAATAATTTACGCTACGGGCTTCACTTTATGTTCTCAAATGACAGCGTGTACACCTCCAATGTTTTTGATAATAATGGAGCCGGTGTGGCCGTAATGTATGCGATGAATGTAAGTATGTTTAACAATAAATTCATTAATAACTGGGGCGACAGCGTGTACGGACTTTTATTAAAGGAAATTTCTTACAGTAAAATTAAAGGCAACACTTTTCAAAACAATACGACCGGAGTTTTTGCCGACGGCGCCACCAAAATCGATTTCTACACGAATCAATTCGAAGATAATGGGTGGGCCATAAAAATAAATGCCAATTGTATGGAAAACCGCGTAATGAGAAATAATTTCATTAATAATACTTTCGACATCAGCACAAGCGGTTCTACCGTCATGAATGATTTCCGTTTTAATTACTGGGATAAATATGAAGGCTATGATCTGGATAAAGACAAAATAGGCGATGTGCCCTTTCATCCGTTGAGTTTATATTCCGTTTTAGTGGAGCAAAATCCTTCGGTGATGTTGCTTTTCAGAAGTTTTCTGGTCGATATGCTGGACCGTACAGAAAAAATAATTCCAAGCCTTACGCCCGAAAGTTTTGTAGACGATCAACCTTTAATGAAACCTCTGCAAACGCCAAATTAA
- a CDS encoding ABC transporter ATP-binding protein: MKAAHDMIEIKNLSKKFNKFTALNKVNLSFNNGHSIALIGPNGCGKTTMIKCILGLNVVEDGDVLVDGKSVKEDYRYREIIGYMPQIGRYPENMTIEETIKMIKDTRKIKDVTLDTELLEAFELEKIYDKKMRTLSGGTTQKVSAVLAFLFNPKIIILDEPTAGLDPLATEILKNKIIKEKNKGKLILITSHLLSELDDIITEIVFMNEGQVVVHQSVEDLKKETQTEKISDGIISILKSMKK, translated from the coding sequence ATGAAGGCAGCTCATGATATGATTGAAATTAAGAATTTAAGCAAAAAATTTAATAAGTTCACGGCGCTGAATAAGGTGAATTTATCTTTTAACAACGGCCATTCTATCGCACTGATTGGTCCAAACGGATGCGGAAAAACCACCATGATCAAATGCATTCTTGGTTTAAATGTAGTAGAAGACGGCGATGTTTTGGTGGATGGGAAAAGCGTAAAAGAAGATTATCGCTATCGTGAAATCATCGGTTACATGCCCCAAATTGGCCGATATCCGGAAAATATGACCATTGAGGAAACCATTAAAATGATCAAGGACACCCGGAAAATTAAAGATGTTACTCTTGATACCGAACTTTTGGAAGCTTTCGAACTGGAAAAGATATATGACAAAAAAATGCGCACCCTTTCCGGCGGAACGACGCAAAAAGTAAGTGCAGTGCTTGCATTTCTTTTTAATCCGAAAATCATCATTCTGGATGAACCCACGGCGGGACTCGATCCATTGGCAACCGAGATCCTAAAAAATAAGATCATCAAAGAAAAAAACAAAGGAAAATTAATTCTGATCACCTCTCATTTACTAAGCGAACTGGATGACATCATCACAGAGATCGTTTTTATGAATGAAGGTCAAGTGGTGGTACACCAGTCGGTAGAAGATCTGAAAAAAGAAACACAAACCGAGAAAATCTCTGACGGAATTATTTCTATCTTAAAAAGCATGAAAAAATGA
- a CDS encoding ABC transporter permease subunit — protein MNKIARFILFDILKNKIVIMYTILLFIISWSVLGLDNNETKATLSLLNVVLLVVPLVSIIFSTIYVYNSSQFIELLLSQPVPRGKVWFNLFLGLSTALILAFLLGCGIPILLYSSIETGLSVLITGIFLSIIFTSLAMLAAIFSRDRAKGIGISIFIWMFFAIIYDGILLLLMFQFADYPIEGIMATLAAINPIGLSRIFVLLQLDVAAMLGQAGAIFKQVFGAGGGMVISLLILTIWTFVPFLWSLILFNKKNL, from the coding sequence ATGAACAAGATTGCACGCTTCATCCTATTTGATATTTTAAAAAACAAAATCGTTATTATGTATACGATTTTACTTTTCATTATTTCCTGGTCAGTTTTAGGCTTGGATAATAATGAAACCAAAGCCACCTTAAGTTTACTCAACGTCGTACTGCTCGTTGTGCCTTTGGTGAGTATTATTTTTTCTACGATCTATGTCTATAATAGCAGCCAGTTTATCGAACTGCTCCTGAGCCAGCCTGTTCCGCGGGGGAAAGTTTGGTTTAATTTATTTCTAGGACTTTCCACGGCTTTGATTCTTGCTTTTCTTCTCGGATGTGGAATTCCCATTCTACTCTACTCTTCCATTGAGACCGGTCTTTCGGTTTTGATTACAGGAATTTTTCTGTCGATCATTTTTACATCATTGGCGATGTTGGCGGCCATCTTCAGCCGGGACCGTGCGAAAGGAATTGGGATTTCTATTTTTATCTGGATGTTTTTTGCTATTATTTACGACGGAATTTTATTACTCCTTATGTTTCAGTTTGCCGATTATCCTATTGAAGGAATTATGGCGACTTTGGCAGCAATTAATCCCATCGGACTTTCGCGAATTTTCGTACTTCTTCAATTAGATGTTGCAGCGATGTTAGGTCAGGCGGGCGCAATTTTCAAACAGGTATTTGGTGCCGGTGGCGGAATGGTTATTTCGCTTCTCATTCTTACGATCTGGACTTTCGTACCCTTCTTATGGTCGCTCATTTTATTCAACAAAAAGAACCTTTAA